A portion of the Deltaproteobacteria bacterium genome contains these proteins:
- a CDS encoding serine hydrolase has protein sequence MRAITRSALAALLLGSMSGLAAAATGPPAAMAARAWLATTRPAPELQTFLDRTMATLAGSDPSLRRATIGVALLDIPTDGPPRLAHVGGDRPIYPASVVKFVYLMAAYRWREEGRLTIDPALDEQLEAMIRESSNQATQKVFARLTETTPGPELPPHEYRAYRERRQVVKRWLQDLGIDDLHCVNPTYDGGGDLAGRDRQFLRDRTLTGGLVSDDGEYPNRQAMSAIGTAKLLGLLATDRALTPGDSATVRRRMKRDPKQQPHLARRIAGGAARIPGLEVYAKSGTWGPDYADAGIVRAPDGHQFALAVFTEATPAYRGELIAQLTHRAAQYLFGPPEQVGKPLPRNWPMAPSVLDLKLAFDDFEITEVKSAGAGVTGAARFIVRFADGQTLKVKWKRFPDKTLDGWNNSPRKELAAYVIQRWLFDEEDYVVPTPVPRCIPLDVYGVADAKATPSVPRTSCVLGLFAVWMNDVEVVDDLDEDIARRVEENPHLARHLADLNLVTYLIDHRDGREGNFLISTDPNDPRIFAIDNGISFEGFPWNFFVPNWNEIRVPWLRADPIARLRALPTEEVDRLAALFDMNRDASGIFRLARGTAPIDPAKGVRIAPDRIQLGLTTKEIRLLKQRIADLLADVDAGKIAVR, from the coding sequence ATGCGTGCGATCACGCGATCGGCACTTGCCGCGCTGCTCCTCGGGTCGATGAGCGGCCTCGCCGCGGCCGCGACCGGGCCGCCCGCCGCGATGGCGGCGCGAGCCTGGCTCGCGACGACCCGTCCCGCGCCCGAGCTGCAGACGTTCCTGGATCGCACGATGGCGACCCTCGCCGGATCCGATCCGTCGCTGCGGCGCGCCACGATCGGCGTCGCGCTGCTCGATATTCCGACGGACGGGCCGCCCCGTCTCGCGCACGTCGGAGGCGATCGACCGATCTACCCGGCGAGCGTCGTCAAGTTCGTGTACCTGATGGCGGCCTACCGCTGGCGGGAAGAAGGGCGGCTCACCATCGACCCCGCGCTCGACGAGCAGCTCGAGGCGATGATCCGCGAGAGCAGCAATCAGGCGACGCAGAAGGTGTTCGCACGACTCACGGAGACCACGCCCGGACCGGAGTTGCCGCCGCACGAGTACCGTGCGTACCGCGAGCGCCGGCAGGTCGTGAAACGCTGGCTCCAGGATCTCGGCATCGACGACCTCCATTGCGTGAATCCCACCTACGACGGCGGCGGCGATCTCGCCGGCCGCGATCGTCAGTTCTTGCGCGATCGCACCCTCACCGGCGGCCTCGTGAGCGACGACGGCGAGTACCCGAACCGCCAGGCCATGAGCGCGATCGGCACGGCGAAGCTGCTCGGGCTGCTCGCGACCGATCGCGCGCTCACGCCCGGGGACTCCGCCACCGTCCGCCGCCGGATGAAGCGCGACCCGAAGCAGCAGCCGCACCTGGCGCGTCGCATCGCCGGCGGCGCGGCGCGCATCCCGGGCCTCGAGGTGTACGCGAAGAGCGGCACCTGGGGTCCGGACTACGCCGACGCCGGCATCGTGCGCGCTCCCGACGGGCACCAGTTCGCGCTCGCCGTCTTCACCGAGGCGACACCCGCCTACCGCGGCGAGCTGATCGCGCAGCTCACCCATCGCGCGGCGCAGTATCTCTTCGGACCTCCGGAGCAGGTCGGAAAGCCGTTGCCGCGGAACTGGCCGATGGCGCCATCGGTGCTCGACTTGAAGCTCGCCTTCGACGACTTCGAGATCACCGAGGTGAAGAGCGCGGGCGCGGGTGTGACCGGTGCGGCCCGGTTCATCGTGCGGTTCGCGGACGGACAGACGTTGAAGGTGAAGTGGAAGCGCTTCCCGGACAAGACGCTCGACGGCTGGAACAACTCGCCCCGCAAGGAGCTGGCGGCCTACGTGATCCAGCGCTGGCTCTTCGACGAGGAGGACTACGTCGTGCCGACGCCGGTGCCTCGCTGCATCCCGCTCGACGTGTACGGCGTCGCCGACGCGAAGGCGACCCCGAGCGTCCCGAGGACGTCGTGTGTCCTCGGACTGTTCGCGGTCTGGATGAACGACGTGGAGGTCGTGGACGATCTCGACGAGGACATCGCGCGGCGCGTCGAGGAGAATCCGCATCTCGCCCGGCATCTCGCCGACCTGAACCTCGTCACGTACCTCATCGACCATCGTGACGGTCGGGAAGGCAACTTCCTCATCTCCACGGATCCGAACGACCCCCGCATTTTCGCCATCGACAACGGCATCTCGTTCGAAGGGTTCCCGTGGAACTTCTTCGTTCCCAACTGGAACGAGATCCGCGTGCCCTGGCTCCGCGCCGATCCGATCGCGCGCCTGCGCGCGCTGCCGACGGAGGAGGTGGACCGGCTCGCGGCGTTGTTCGACATGAACAGGGACGCGAGCGGCATCTTCCGGCTCGCCCGCGGTACCGCCCCCATCGATCCGGCGAAGGGCGTCCGCATCGCCCCCGACAGGATCCAGCTCGGTCTCACCACGAAGGAGATCCGACTGCTGAAGCAACGTATCGCGGACCTCCTCGCGGACGTCGACGCCGGAAAGATCGCCGTCCGCTGA